DNA sequence from the Butyricimonas faecalis genome:
CCGTGTAATCATCAATCTCCCGGTGTAACAGAATACCCTTCCGAAAACCTAACGGATAATTTTCGTAAGCCCGTCCTTTAACAGCATCTCCAACAAAGTTTCCAATCTGTACTCTCCGGTCATCTCCCGAGAGAAATATATGCGCCAAATAATTCATTTGCTAGTTTACGTATCTCTCCTATAACAAATACCAAGTCTTTCAGTCTCTTTTTAACACCAATTCAGAAACAAAAATACGAAAAAAAACAACCCATTCTTCCGAATTCCCTATCTTTGTTGACATTATTGGCAACTAATAGATTATGAACAGAACATTTAAATTTAATACATTATACATTGGCATTCTTTTATTGACCATCGTCTTTTCGTCCTGCACCTCATCCAAACAACTCGCCATTCAAAAAAGCAAAACCGCACAGCTATCCCGCAAACTGGGATTCACCGTGAACCGGAAAGACGATCTTCCCCTGTTGGAAGAGGTCAGTCGATGGTTAGGAACTCCTTACCGATATGGAGGGACTACCCGTGCAGGGGTTGATTGTTCAGGATTCGTGGGGGCCGTGTATCAAAATGTCTATCACAAATCCCTGCAACGTGCAGTCGTTAATATCTATAATAAAGATTGTCAGCGTATCGGGAAACGCCGTTTGAAACCGGGAGATCTTGTCTTTTTCAATTTTTCCAAGCGGAAAAAAAGAACCCTTAACCACATAGGCATCTACCTTAAAAAGGGCTACTTTGCTCATGCAAGCACATCAAAAGGTGTTATGATCAACCATTTGAGCGAAAATTATTACAAAAAAGGATGGCGTAAATCCGGCAGGGTATGGTAATTACCCTGCCGAACATTGTTCTGCCATCGCTGTAGAATACGTTCTATATCCCCCATTCAAATTTACCACATCGTAACCATATTGCATCAATATACGGGTAGCGATATACCCTCTCAATCCAATCGCACAGAACACCACGATTGTCCGATCCTTTGGCAAATTCTGGTATTTCCCCCGTGAACCATCCAAGGGAATATTCACGGCACCCTTTATACTTCCCCTGCCAAACTCCTCGGGGGTACGCACGTCCACCAACATCACTTTGGAGTGGTCCATATCTTTCAACTCCCGCCAACTGATTATCTTCACCTTTCCACTCAACACATTATCCGCCACAAACCCGGCCATATTCACCGGGTCTTTCGCGGACGAGTAAGGGGGTGCATAAGCCTGTTCCAATTCCATCAAATCATAAATTGTTCCTCCATTCCGAATCACGGCAGACATCATCTCCAACCGCTTGTCGACCCCGTCAACTCCCACGGCTTGAGCTCCTAGTAACTTTCCATTTTCCGGAGAGAAATTAATCTTTATATCCATCATTACCGCCCCCGGATAATACCCGGCATGAGATGCTCCATGCACGATCACCTCCTTATAAGGCATTTGCAGGCGATCAAGCATTTTAGCAGACAACCCTGTTGCCCCAACAGTCAAGTCGAAAACCTTAGCTATTGCCGTACCGATAGAGCCTTTATATTTTTGATGATTACCGTTCACCACGTTATCGGCACAAATACGCCCCTGCCTGTTGGCCGGTCCAGCCAAAAACGCCAAAGCAGGGCGACCGCTCAGCGGGTTCGGGAACTCGATAGCATCTCCCACGGCATAAATATCCGGATGGGAAGTTTGCAAAAACTCGTTTACCTTAATTCCCCCCGTCTCCCCGATCTCTAACCCAGCCTCCCGTGCCAGTTTTACATCCGGGCGTACCCCGATAGAAAGCAACACGATATCCACCCGCAACACCAATCCGCTTTTCAGCACCACGTCGATACCGTCCTCCGCAGGATGAAACGCAATCACCGCCTCCTGCAAATGCAGCCCGACACTTTTGGACTTAAAATGCTGGTGTATCACAGTAGCAATCTCATAATCCACCGGAGTCATCACTTGATCTGCCATTTCCACAACCGACACTTGAATGCCACACTCGTGCAAATTCTCAGCCATCTCCAAACCGATAAACCCGGCCCCTACGATCAAGGCATATTTCACATCATGTTCCTCGATATACTCTTTCACCCGATCCGTATCGTTCACATTACGCATGGTAAAAATCCCTTCCATATCAATCCCTTCCAGTGGAGGACGCACCGGAGCCGCTCCCGGCGACAAGATCAATTTATCATACGTCTCTTCATAAAGCCCTCCTAAGGCCAAATTATGTACCATGATCGTTTTCTTTTCCGGGTTTACACGTTTCACTTCCGAACGTACCCGAGCCTCTATATTAAAACGAGCGGCAAAACTTTCGGGAGTTTGCACGAAAAGCTTCTCTCGCTGGTAAATCAACTCACCAATATAATAAGGTAAACCGCAATTGGCATAAGAGATATAATCACCTCTCTCAAACATAATAATTTCAGCACTTTCATCGAGCCTACGCAAACGGGCTGCCGTCGAGGCTCCTCCCGCCACACCACCAACAATCAAATATTTCATACACGCTTAGATTTTAGGGGTTAATATATTCTTCCATTATTTCTTCAAATGTGATACTTAAAGCACCTCCAGCAAGGCTCACAGCCTTACTTCATGCATTTCATCATGCAACGCATAGCCTCCGTGATATGATCACTTACCATACGATAAAAAGCATTACGCCCCTCTCGCCGGATCGACAAAATTCCCTTTGCCTGCATATCGGTCAGGTGGTGCGAAATCAACGCCTGACTGCATCCCATCCGATCACATATATCCGATACGCTCATCTCCCCGTTTTTCGAGAGCAAGCATATAATCTTCAATCGATTCGGGTGTGCCACCGCTTTCAATACGTAGGCCAGCTTTTCCAACTCTTCTCGCGTAAAACATTCTGTTTTCATATTCTCCTTTTTCGTACATACAAATATATAAACATACATTTGAATATATGATGCCATAAAGAACATTTAACACTCTTCATTTCCTCAAATACCTCTCCATCTTCAAAATTTCTACAAAATTCCCGCCTAACTTTGTTAAAGTTATTTCATTAAAATCTGTAATTTTGCAACCAACAAATGATTATTAACTTATGTGGAAATATTACGCATTATTATCAGCCCTCTTTGCTGCATTAACAGCAATATTCGCAAAGATCGGAGTAAAAGACATAAATTCAGATCTGGCAACAGCTATCCGTACTTCAATTATTCTAATAATAACCTGGGGTATCGTGTTGTTCGGTTCACACCTGGGAGAAATAAAAGACATCAGCCGTCACACTTGGGTATTCCTGATTCTTTCCGGGATAGCAACCGGACTCTCATGGCTCTTTTATTTCAAAGCATTGCAAAGCGGAGAAGTATCACGTGTTGCCCCAATAGATAAATTAAGCGTGGTCATCACCATTTTCCTCTCTTTCTTTTTATTGAAAGAACCTGTTAGTTTAAAGGTCATTATCGGCGCTTTACTCATCACGGGCGGAAGTGTTATCATGCTCATCAAATGAAACCACTGATCATTGAAATTCCCATTCTTCATAGAATAGAGGAAAGGTATAGGTGGATAAGGATTTCAATAAATCATTGTAAATAGTATAATCGCCCACCTCTATTTGTGGGTCTTTAATCACGGCATTCAAATAGACGGTTTGCTTATCTCCGGTACGTGGATATATTTTTTCATCATAACTTGATTCGTTTTAATCGTGTTTACTTTTCAGATAAATAATAAAATCCTTGTACTATTTCTCTCTGTGTCATTTTTAATTAATCGAATAATGGTGTTTTGTTCCGACTATATGTCAGCGTTAAACGGTGCATTGCTCTCGTCACTGCCACGTATAGCATACTCCTATCGATCTCTGAATGATAATTTTTATCATCCACCTGCGGGATAATCACCTCATCGAATTCCAAGCCCTTGGCTATATGTGCAGAGGTGATAACGATACCCTGTACAAAAGCAGTACTTTGATTCGACAGGAAATGAATATCGGGAATTTGTAATTTATCTGCCATCTCACGTGCTTGCGATTCGGTTTTACAGACAATTCCTAGCGATTTATAAGTGGATGCCTGATAGGTGGCAATTAACTCTTTAATGGAAGATAGTTCTTCCTTCTCATTATTATATCGTAGTACCCGTGGTTTTTCTCCATGTCGTGCGACAGGTTCAAGATTGGTATTTGTCCGTATCCTCTGTGCGAAATCAGTGATCTCATAAGTAGAACGGTAACTTTTACATAGCTTCATCACTTCGCCCGTGACAAGAGCTTTCTGAATCATATCCGCAGTAGACGAGCCGTAAGGATTAACCGACTGGCTGGCATCACCCAACAACGTTTTCCGACAAGGAAATAGCTTTTGTATCACCTTGTACTGGATGGGAGAATAATCTTGCATTTCATCTACCAGCAAATGTTTGACACTATTCTTTGTTCCACCTTCCAAAACAATATGTAGATACGCCAATGGTGCTAAGTCAGAATATTCAAGTGTGCGATTCTTCCGCATTTTAAACAGTTCCGGCTTCCCCGTCCATGCA
Encoded proteins:
- a CDS encoding FAD-dependent oxidoreductase, with protein sequence MKYLIVGGVAGGASTAARLRRLDESAEIIMFERGDYISYANCGLPYYIGELIYQREKLFVQTPESFAARFNIEARVRSEVKRVNPEKKTIMVHNLALGGLYEETYDKLILSPGAAPVRPPLEGIDMEGIFTMRNVNDTDRVKEYIEEHDVKYALIVGAGFIGLEMAENLHECGIQVSVVEMADQVMTPVDYEIATVIHQHFKSKSVGLHLQEAVIAFHPAEDGIDVVLKSGLVLRVDIVLLSIGVRPDVKLAREAGLEIGETGGIKVNEFLQTSHPDIYAVGDAIEFPNPLSGRPALAFLAGPANRQGRICADNVVNGNHQKYKGSIGTAIAKVFDLTVGATGLSAKMLDRLQMPYKEVIVHGASHAGYYPGAVMMDIKINFSPENGKLLGAQAVGVDGVDKRLEMMSAVIRNGGTIYDLMELEQAYAPPYSSAKDPVNMAGFVADNVLSGKVKIISWRELKDMDHSKVMLVDVRTPEEFGRGSIKGAVNIPLDGSRGKYQNLPKDRTIVVFCAIGLRGYIATRILMQYGYDVVNLNGGYRTYSTAMAEQCSAG
- a CDS encoding EamA family transporter, coding for MWKYYALLSALFAALTAIFAKIGVKDINSDLATAIRTSIILIITWGIVLFGSHLGEIKDISRHTWVFLILSGIATGLSWLFYFKALQSGEVSRVAPIDKLSVVITIFLSFFLLKEPVSLKVIIGALLITGGSVIMLIK
- a CDS encoding ArsR/SmtB family transcription factor, translating into MKTECFTREELEKLAYVLKAVAHPNRLKIICLLSKNGEMSVSDICDRMGCSQALISHHLTDMQAKGILSIRREGRNAFYRMVSDHITEAMRCMMKCMK
- a CDS encoding C40 family peptidase, giving the protein MNRTFKFNTLYIGILLLTIVFSSCTSSKQLAIQKSKTAQLSRKLGFTVNRKDDLPLLEEVSRWLGTPYRYGGTTRAGVDCSGFVGAVYQNVYHKSLQRAVVNIYNKDCQRIGKRRLKPGDLVFFNFSKRKKRTLNHIGIYLKKGYFAHASTSKGVMINHLSENYYKKGWRKSGRVW